From one Microlunatus sp. Gsoil 973 genomic stretch:
- a CDS encoding sugar ABC transporter substrate-binding protein encodes MSGTPRLHPRRAMRAAVTKARVNRFAAVAGVTGMSLALAVSGCAGFGNLGNKPGVTTITVASVNNPQMQDLAQLLPEFEKEHPDIKVNVIMMEENDLRNATTKDVATRGGQYDVMTVGAYEVPMWAQNGWLSDLTAKAEADPAYDVDDFFVPVRQSVSYDKKMYAAPFYGESSFLMYRKDLFQKAGVTMPEHPTWQQVADMAAKLKDPDNGTAGICLRGKPGWGEMFAPLTTVVNTFGGQWYNMSWDAQVDKPAFSNAVNFYVDTIRDSGERDPASFGFTECLNLFQQGRAAMWYDATSAAGTLESEGSPVAGKVGYVSAPVVKTKESGWLWTWNLAANALSEHQQADWEFIKWATSKQYEELVGKQFGWERVPPGTRQSLYQNPQYQQASSSFADLIASTLNKVDPKKPGIDPQPWTGIQFVGIPEFQDVGNQTSQQIANTFSGGESVATALDRGQRIAQIAGDTQKTEAGK; translated from the coding sequence ATGTCCGGCACACCGAGGCTCCACCCACGCCGCGCCATGCGGGCCGCAGTGACCAAGGCCCGAGTCAACAGGTTCGCTGCGGTCGCCGGCGTCACCGGGATGTCCCTGGCACTGGCCGTGTCCGGTTGCGCGGGCTTCGGCAACCTGGGGAACAAGCCCGGGGTCACCACGATCACCGTGGCCAGCGTCAACAATCCCCAGATGCAGGACCTTGCCCAGCTGCTGCCGGAGTTCGAGAAGGAACACCCCGACATCAAGGTCAACGTGATCATGATGGAGGAGAACGACCTCCGCAACGCCACGACCAAGGACGTCGCCACCCGTGGCGGTCAGTACGACGTGATGACCGTCGGCGCATACGAGGTGCCGATGTGGGCGCAGAACGGCTGGCTCTCAGATCTCACCGCGAAGGCCGAGGCCGACCCCGCCTACGACGTCGACGACTTCTTCGTACCGGTCCGGCAGAGCGTCAGTTACGACAAGAAGATGTATGCCGCCCCGTTCTACGGCGAGTCGTCGTTCCTGATGTACCGCAAGGACCTTTTCCAGAAGGCCGGGGTGACCATGCCGGAGCATCCGACCTGGCAGCAGGTCGCCGACATGGCGGCCAAGCTCAAGGACCCGGACAACGGCACCGCTGGCATCTGCCTGCGCGGCAAACCGGGGTGGGGCGAGATGTTCGCCCCGCTGACCACCGTGGTCAACACCTTCGGCGGACAGTGGTACAACATGAGCTGGGACGCCCAGGTCGACAAACCTGCCTTCAGCAACGCGGTCAACTTCTACGTCGACACGATCAGGGACTCCGGCGAACGGGACCCGGCGTCCTTCGGCTTCACCGAATGCCTGAACCTGTTCCAGCAGGGCAGGGCAGCGATGTGGTACGACGCCACCTCTGCGGCCGGCACCCTGGAGTCCGAGGGCAGTCCGGTGGCGGGCAAGGTCGGCTACGTTTCGGCACCGGTGGTCAAGACCAAGGAATCCGGCTGGTTGTGGACCTGGAACCTGGCCGCCAACGCGCTGTCGGAGCACCAGCAGGCCGATTGGGAATTCATCAAATGGGCGACCTCGAAGCAGTACGAGGAACTGGTCGGCAAGCAATTCGGCTGGGAACGCGTGCCACCGGGGACCAGGCAGTCGCTGTATCAGAACCCGCAGTATCAGCAGGCCAGTTCGTCCTTCGCAGACCTGATCGCCAGCACGCTGAACAAGGTCGATCCGAAGAAGCCGGGCATCGATCCCCAGCCCTGGACCGGAATCCAGTTCGTCGGAATTCCGGAGTTCCAAGACGTCGGCAACCAGACGTCCCAGCAGATCGCCAACACCTTCTCCGGCGGTGAGAGCGTGGCGACCGCTCTCGATCGGGGCCAACGAATAGCCCAGATCGCCGGCGACACACAGAAGACGGAGGCCGGCAAATGA